The genomic DNA CGGTGCACAGACTGACTAGAGTTCTGACTACTTCAGCTGCCTCAGTTAATTATAGTCGGTTAAATTCGGTCAACAATAATGTCACcataatcattatcatcataACTTAACATATAGACTATCGTTAATCCCTTTCCCTTAGCGTGTCCAATATCAAAAGAATACAGGGATAATTAGGGCACTACTGTACAAACAGAGACATTATTCTGTACATGCTATACACGGGCGTTAAGGCACTGGTTCATTCTATATGCTGATGTAGGCTACTCAGCAAGTCATTCGGTTTCAACGGAATCATACATGGGAAGCTCTATAGAAACAGTATGGGCCCGGCGTTTACGCTACCTCTGTTGTGTGTAGCCTCCAAATAATGAGACAGTATCTCAATATTTCAAGATAGTACCTCTAAATAACGACGTACTATGtcaaaaaaataatgagatatCTCAGAATAAGGAGATACTATCTCTAAATGATGAGATACGATCTCCAAGTACTAACTCAAAATAGATATTATCTGTATATAATGACATGTTATCTCAAAATAATAAGATACCATCTCTGAATAACGACATGTAATCTCTAAATAATGAGATACGTTGTGTAAATAACGAGATGATATCTCAAAATAAcgagttgtgatcttttttttttcttttaagtggcGGAGACGGGTTTCCATACTCGCATCTTTGAGAAGGTCAAACTCTGGCTGGAAAGAAAATCCATCGATGCAATCTTACATTGATTACTTTTCCTTGAACCGCTTCTCCATCGCAGTCTAGTTACGTCTGCATAAGATGGCGGGCACCGTTCTATAACTAGGGATGCGTGTGGGTTATTTGAACACTGTTCGAGATTGGATTATGAACGTATGTTAATATATTAACATATTTAGCTGTCTCGGTGGTGGCGAAGATGGCTTTAAGCAAGGCTATAAAGCCCGTCTCATTTCTTTTGCGAGAATGTAGTGAAACGCTAGCGGTAAGGACAAACTGCTTGGCATTTGGACCAAAATATGCTCGCTACTCAGTGTCGACTGCACGACCTTTAATTAACTGGACTCCAGTTACTACTCATAGTAAGTTTTGGCTTACTGTCAGAATTAAACATACCCCATGAAACTGTTTGTGACAGCCAGAGATTGTTTCAGTCAGGCGATTGACATTGAGATAGCTGTACTTGATGGCATAACCGAAGTTGGTCGTGCTGTTTGATAGGCTGTTTCTATTAGACCTTCAGTCTCGCATAACATGAAGTGTTCTGAAGTATGGAAGTGAACCATGGGAATAGGAATGCACGTCTTAGAATTTCAATACCTTTATTACAAATTACTACTTCGTATAATAGTATTTAGAAGTATCGCCCTCTTGCGCCTGCAAGTGACATCACATTGCTTGTCGTGCTAAGCAGTTCACTGTATAAGCTTGTGGGGGCGCTATGGGACTTAACATATTGACATTGGGGGGAAATAATAGTTCCGATTCTCTATAGCACTTGAATAGCTCTGCCCTGAGATCGTGTATTCCTAAAGCAGAGCGTTACGATAGACCATTTGAGCTGCTGCAATCTGAAATGTGACTGTCATATGACCTGGGCGTCATGGTGGAGGCGTGAGATCTACGTGGATGTGTAGAAAGGATGTGGACAACCAAATCATTTCCACTAACCCCTTTAAAAATGATATACTTCTTAGTCAGATTCCACTGAATTAGTTAGAAACATAAATCATTATCCACAACTTGCAAAATGCGAAATGTATCCCGTTACTTTTGTTTACACAACGTAAAATAAAtccattgtgtgtgttcaccagtgaaACACATAACTTTCAGACTgtcctttttcatcttcttttcaaCAATAATTTAATATAGTGCTCATGAACATcgtgttttgttatgtttttgaCAATATTCTAAATAGCTGATGGAAACTTCACAAGCCAACCAGTCAGATTTTATGCCCGTGCTGCAAGAAAAAAGCAAGGtaagtgaaaaagaaataaacttttTGAAACTCATAATATGCTCTTTGATACAAGAGAGCAGCACTGACCCTTTTAATTTTGTAAACCTAGCAGATGTGCTTCAACTGGCACACtacaaaacaaagccaagctACTCAACTGCACTAAGCCCCCCCCAATAAGTAAATGCACAGGTGCCCGATTGAGAGTCCTTTGCATTATTGTTTGTGAGGAGAGATATACTGAGGCATGCACTGATATTCCATACATTTGATTATCAAAGTGTACACTCTTAATTGTAGACATTCTAGGCTGCTGTGTGTAATTTTTGTCATACCTTATGTTCTGTATTGTCCTGTGTCTGTCATTAGAATTTCCAAGTCAACTTCAAGACCTGCCCCCATCAATGCTTAAACTTGAATATGCTGCTGTTCCACTCGCTCAAACGTATGTTTACCTTTCAgatttttctaattttttttatagGCATTAGCTGTTTTTTATAACTGGTACCTGCTATTTGTGCTCTTTAGTTTTGCCTCTGGACAATGTTTTATCATATGATTTAAGCATTTCTTAAAATGATGGACGGCTGTGCCTCTTGCCTGAACCAAATTTCAAATATGTTTATAGAACTAGTGATGTTGTGAAGAAGCTGATTTCACTGGAACTGGCAAGCCACGTACGtccttattcatttttttttgttccatttttttctcacactaCTTTCACAGCTCTGTTTCACTTTGTCTTTGCCTCACATCTTCTGTTATTTAGTTCCCTCTGTCCTTTCCAAAAGATTACAAATGTCTGTATAGACTGAAGTACTATGACAGGCTCAGCCTTTAGCCAAGAAAAGGACAATATGGAGTATTTTACTTTGTGGTTTCAGTGAATTCTCAGATGTTGTCAAATCTGTCTGATAGGTTTAAAAGGGAATATTTAAAGGCTAGATCTGGAATTGACATCTGTGTTTACTTTTGGAGAGCTTTAACTGGACACGCAATGTTTTCATTCTCAAACCATCACCATGTCCATCACCAGGGCGAAAAACTGCGGTTAAAAGAAGAACAACTGATTTCCAAAGTGCAGAGGGATAAGAACGATCGTACTTCAACAGAGGTGAAGGGTAGGTTCCTCTTACAGATCTTGAGAAATAAAACTTCTGCTTTAACCAAATAGGGAATCTCAGCATGCTGACTCTTGATGCTTAGTATAACAACCCAACCATTTTCAACTGTATTTCAGTGGCTGTTTTGACTGCAAGGATCCGCAACTATCAGGAACACTTGCAGAAACATCCCAAGGTATGCATCATAGGAAAGAATAAAGTTATTCAGTGCTAGGTTGTCTGTCTGCGTCTGATGTGACTCTACCACTATCAATCCCTCCCACTTATTGTCACACTTTTGGTATGAAGTTTGTGAACAGGATAtcctgtgtgtgtactgacctcaaTATAAGTAAAATATACTTAAGATTAAATATAATTACTTTAATATTGTGATTTGCTCTTCAGTTTTATGCCAAGAACATGAGGATTTTTAACAAGAGACTTTATGATTAGAGTTGGCATTGTAGTAGTATATACCCTTTTAGGTATTTCTCAACTTCCTTGTCTGAATGATGGTACAGCCTGTAAATGTTGTGCGCTTACAGACAAGTCTGCCGAAAAAACATTTAAACGATTTGAGGTTTAACACACGGcgctgtgttttgtgtcaggATAAGGCCAACAAGAGGAGGATGCTGATGAGCATCGACCGTAGGAAGAAAAAGCTTAAGTTTTTGAGGAGGACCCGCTACGACGCTTTTGAGAAAGTCTGTCAGGAGCTGGGAATCGCCTACACCTTCCCACCTGACTACTACAGACGCGTCACCAAGCGCTGGCTGGCTAAGAAGGCCCTATGTATCAAGGTAACACAGCAGATTTTAAGACACTTCATCATTTTTCCAGTCTGAAAAAATGTCAAGAGGTCAAGTGTGAACGTCAAGCATCACCTTCCATTGTTGCGCAACACTTATAATTTCGCTGTGGTAGAACTAAGCTTTTACGtcatttgtgtcatttctttatGGTTAAGTTCATGTTGCCCTCTACTATGTCTTAGATCTTCAAAGAGGCCCAGAGGAAgagggcagagaggagaaataaaGTGAAACAGGCTGCCTCCCAAGCAAAGATTGAGCCATCCGGGGCTCCTCCACCAGAAACCCAAGAGACTGCAGTCTAATGATGTCCATCTTATATCAATAACTGGCCAACATATATTTATTGGGATGTACACCAAGTTCCGTTTATTAAGAATCACAaataaatggcttttttttttgtttgttttatgtttttttttgttgttctacTTAAGGGGAACATTCAGTGGTCGATCTTACACATCCCTAGTTCACAATTTGAATTAATAAAGTGTATTATTATAAAAACTTAGATCTGTGTTGGGTTTTGCTTCCatcatattttttgtttgaaatgttagataccaatttttttccttctttcattaTCATTGGTTGTAGTCTCAAGTTATCATATTGATCATATTAGATAAGAGTCTTCTCCAAGATCTGGTTCTATGGAAGATATGAGATGAAGGCAGTTTGAAAGCTCTGTGGTTGTGGTCAGCACAGATGGGTGAATCagctttaactttttttttctctgaactgAACATCTACTTGTCTTATTTTACAGGAAACATGTGACAGTCGGATATAAGAGGTCAAAGTACCAATATTTCAGTATCTCATGATGCGATGGTAAAGTTTTATTGCCGAATATGTTCATATTAACCATGCATTCTAACCCTGCATCAAACCAGCGTTTGTGGTCGTAAGTGCTGAAACTTTTTGAATGCATCGGAAACATTGCAGCGTGTAAGCCACAGTGCGCACAATTTGATGTGTGTCATAACTTCCTTTTGAACATACTGATTCAGATCAGAGCGGCACACACGGTAAGAGAGTCAACATTTCCTTTCTCACACTTCATGACATTGCTTCACAatgtttctttgtattttcagtatattttttCATACTTTACTGAATGTTAATTTAGTGTAATCTCATTGGTAATTTGATAGTAGTTAAAacttatgaatattttatgctGTTGAAACGCTTATAGGCATTGAATGTGAGGCATCTTCGTCTGAGAGCTTACCATCACGCTTTGTCttagtcttgtttttttttcttttttccgtcCACTGAACTATAATGGGCTAAGGTTAAAAACTGACCACTAATAGGTTTGAAAAAAATGGTTCTGAAGATGAGATTTTAATTGTTATTTCAAAACATCTATCTTTAGTTAAAGTATATTTACATAATTGGCTGAACTCCACTTAATTTTGGATATAGTATGGCTTCGTGTGTATCATTTTTCATGAGCTATGTATCCGTAGTCTTCGCATATCTGAAAGTTGTAAACCAAAGGTCTAACAaattgttctctttctgttgttctgttgttgcTATAAAATTGATAAAGTGAGAAAAAGTTGGTCGCTTGCATCAAAAGTTGGTCACAGGCACCTCTCTGTGGCATTGTGTTCTCAGATACCAGGAACCAGTTTTGTCTGACTGCCATGTCAAACCCAGTGATTACTCACCAACCAGGGGCAGGGTCTTACGGCACAAATGTGCAGACAGGCGAATGGAGTACTCCCCTGTGCTCCTGCTGCAGTGATCTCttagtctgtgagtgtgtagtaaTGTATCAGTTCATTATTAGATATGTGAATATAGAtatctctcgttctctctcgctctgtttctgaaagaaagagagggttaATGGTTATATGATAAACAAGTTCAAAAtaaactgatgtttgtttgcACCTGCTGTTGTATCCATAGTTCTGAATTTTATTTAGAAACTTTATTTGGGATTTAACCATAAACTGTTTATTTGCATCCCAGGTGCCCTTGGCTGTCTCTGTCCCATAGGACTGGCTTGCTACGCGGCCAATAAGTATGGAGAGAACCCATGCCTGGCCTGTGTTCCAGGAGGCATGTCTTCAATGAGGACACACATGAGACTTACTTATGGCATTCAGGTACATTTCTGCTATAGCATTAGCATATTTATTATATTCAGACATGTACCACCATGCAGATCAATGTcatttattacattaaaatacCTTTGTCAAACAATTCTACCTTTTATTCTCCATTTTTTGGGAAGTTGTTTTATAGCTGTTGCAtccagaaagagaaatgaatgatttcTCAATCACCTTTACAGCAACGGctgttattttcagttgtatgtcTGGTttgtcacttttcttttctccctgctacattaaactgaaaaaaaaacaaacttctttctttttcagggaACAGTTTGCAATGATGCAGTAATGACCTTctgctgtggtgtgtttgagACATGCAGAATGACCAGAGAAATGCGAATTAGGAATGGAGAAGTTTAATCATGCCATAATTGAGCCCTATTTTTGTTACAGTACATATACAACTGTACTGAAgtatatacaaatataatgACGTTGCCCTTTGAcatgtgtatgtgggggggacaggatgaaaaataataacaaataaaaaaaaaaaaaaaagaaagaaatatattgaattctttttacatttcactgtAGCAAGAATTTCACAGTTATCACAGtgtatctctgttttgtttgaatatgtgtATTAACCATACCTGGTACCTGATTATCACGACATATTTGCATTAAAGGTTCCttaataataatgacataataaagtatgattttctgtttatttgtgaaaatgtgacacacgcaccaccccccccccccccccccctcttttcccttcccctttcccctccccctttttgtctcacttttttttgttgagatAGACCCTGTGGAAACACTGGTTCATGT from Chanos chanos chromosome 8, fChaCha1.1, whole genome shotgun sequence includes the following:
- the mrps15 gene encoding small ribosomal subunit protein uS15m, which produces MALSKAIKPVSFLLRECSETLAVRTNCLAFGPKYARYSVSTARPLINWTPVTTHTDGNFTSQPVRFYARAARKKQEFPSQLQDLPPSMLKLEYAAVPLAQTTSDVVKKLISLELASHGEKLRLKEEQLISKVQRDKNDRTSTEVKVAVLTARIRNYQEHLQKHPKDKANKRRMLMSIDRRKKKLKFLRRTRYDAFEKVCQELGIAYTFPPDYYRRVTKRWLAKKALCIKIFKEAQRKRAERRNKVKQAASQAKIEPSGAPPPETQETAV
- the LOC115819206 gene encoding cornifelin-like → MSNPVITHQPGAGSYGTNVQTGEWSTPLCSCCSDLLVCALGCLCPIGLACYAANKYGENPCLACVPGGMSSMRTHMRLTYGIQGTVCNDAVMTFCCGVFETCRMTREMRIRNGEV